The following DNA comes from Puniceicoccaceae bacterium.
TTCAAAAATCTGGAAAGTTTCGATGCGAATAGAATCGAAAGTCCTGCTATGACCAGCGTGAGCGACAGGTATGGCATGAGTCGGGCGGGATTTCGCACAACCTGCAACAGGGGTTCGCCTCGGGATTGAGAAATCTGATACAGGTGGTAACCCGCATGACGCAAAGGTTGGTTTGGGGAAAGTGTGGTTTGAAAAGATGCTCCCGACCTTGGGTCGTCGAGTTGAATCCAGCTGGTCATGCTTTTGGGGATATCGGTTCCGGGGTAGGTGGTTTGCTCGTTGCGAAGCAGTGTGAGCGCAAAGGGAAGCATGTGCCGCTCGACCCGGAGTTCGATCACGAAAGGTGAATCCTCTTCCGGAACGGGTTGAGCGGGGATTTGTCCTTCAAAGGCAGTGTTGACCAGCCAAACTCCCAAACTGCCGTGCGAAGTGATCGCTTCAATTTGCGCTGAAGCAAGGTGGCGCTCGCTGATGCCGGATTGGGTGGAACGGGGCTGAGGGATCACTTGAAGATTGCGACCGACCCCATGGGTTGCACTGGCTCGCTGAGAATCTGATGGGGAACTGTTGAGGGATTGAAGGATGGAGTTGGCATGAAAGTTGAGGACCTTCAGTTGAAAAGGGAGGTCGGGATGGCTGAGTGTGGCACCGGGTCGCAGGGATTTGTCTGGAAAGCGCAGCTCCTGCGTTTTTTTCGGTTGGCTCGAGTTGATCACGACGAGTTCGTCCCGATGCGGGCTGATTGCATGGGTGATGGCAGTGTTTTTCTCCAGCCCCATCAAGTAAATCCGCTGGGCATGATCGGTGATCGCCTGACCGGCAATGAGTCCGAGAATGCCTGCGTGCAAGAGCAGGAGCCCCACATGTCCCACTGTGCGGCGAAAGCTGCGGAGGTGGGAGCAGATCAGGTTTGCGATCAGCAGCGGACCCAAGAGATACCCACCTGGAATGGGAAGTGCAATCCAGGACAGGAATTGTGCGAGAGGCCACTGATCAGGATAATGCCAGATCGCTACAACATTGCGAAAGTAGAGTGCCTGTGCCTGGGGGATTCCGATTTCGGCCATATCCAGGCTGGCGAAAAACAGCAGTGCCATCGACAGGCATAACAACCCTGTCGTGAGTTTCAGTGACGAAACCAGTCGAAATGCAGGATGATGCGTCAACACGTTTTGGGGTGGCAAACCTGTTTTGACAGATTTTGAGCCTCAGATTAGCGCATTCTTTGTCCGGGTCAATACAGAGGTTCAGGTGCCTTTCATAGGCAAAGTAGAGGGAGCTTCCAGCTCGCTCAGATTCGAGGTCATACAAAGTAGAGGGAGCTTCCAGCTCGCGTCATGGATGTAAGTGGAAAGAAAGCCACAAGTTTGCAGCGATTTGATGCCATGGATGGCGCGTGCTGTAAGCTCCCGCTACGGTATTGGTCTCGAGTCGTAATCGTCACAGCAATGCGGGGACCACTGCCGTTTCTCCCCGATGTTCCCGAACGGCATTCACCTTTTGCAGGTAGTGGGATTTCATGGCGGATTCGAAGGCTGCGTTGTTGGCATAGTCGAAACCAAAGACCGCTGGCCACAGTGAAGGATCTTCCATGCAAAGATAGAAGAACACCTCGTTGTGCCAGGGAGAAAAGGCATCGTAGACCCGCTTGAAAAACTGTTGCTTGAGTTCGATTGGATATGAAGTCTTTCCGGCTGCATCTTCAAAAGGCATCTGCAGGATCTTACTCTTCTGCTTGCGCTCGCGAAGCTGTTTCATAACGGGTTTGATGAACGTGAGTGTCCCCATCGATACCAGAGCAACTTCACTGGATTGAAAAGTGTCCGTGAGCTGCCTGACCAGGGCAGGGTATTCCACTTCCCAACCTTGGAAGGCGACAATCGGATGCAGGTGAAATCCCACCAGAATGCCCCGGTCTGCGATTTTCCGTGCGGCGGAGATTCGGGCTTGAAGGGGGGCCGTTCGCAGTTCCTCATTGCGAACGATGGTGTCGGCATTCATCGACCAGGTGCAGATGACGTTGGACGGCACGGGATTGTCGAGAAGGTAGTGGGTGTTGGCGGACTTTGTCTTGAGTTCAAGAATCACATTGGGATGACGTTCCGCCCACGAAAAGAGATCCTGCAACACGTTGTTCTTGTTTCCCCAGAGCAGGGAATCGGAGGATTGACCTGTGCCAATGTGATAGCAGCGATTCGGGTCGAGTTCGATGCGTTCGAGTTTTTCCCTGAAATTGCCCTGAAAAATAATTTCTTCGCCATGGTAAAACGACTGGATTGAACAGTAGGTGCATTCAAAACCGCAGTTCATCACGGCATCCAGGGTTTGCAGGTTGCAGCAACGGGTCTTGTCCGAAAACACGGGGCACAGACCCAGTATTTTGTCGTCGGAGTCTTTTTTGCTAAAGGTGATGGGACCCTTTGTTTTCAGGGGTCGAGCATCGGGGTTGTAGTGCGGAAGATCGGATTTGAGCTGTTGCCAGCGATCACGCAACCGCCGCATTACCATCTGCTTACGCTGTTTAGGTGAAAGGTGTTCCACACCGCTGATATCCCAGAGTGCATCGAGCAAGCCTGCGTCCCACATCTCAAAGTCGGTCGTGAATTCCACTACCTGCATCAAGTCCTGATGGGACAGGTGCAGTGAATCCGCACGTTCGAGAATACAGTCTCGATTGCGTGGATCGAGATTGTTGAAGAAACGGTTTTCCGAGAGTTGCTGACTTTTGGAAATGACGGGACTGTGGGAACAATGAGACATGGACGTTGTGATTGCTGTGAGGGGCACCCTAGTCAGGTCGGTGCGAATGGCAAGCACCCAAGCGAGCGGAGACGTTGAGGGGTGAGATAGTGGAAAGTGGAAGGTAGAAAGTTGAAAGTTGAAAGTGAAAGGTAGAAAGTTGAAGGTGGAAAGTTATGGGCGGTGGTATGGGAGAAGGCGAGGAATGGGTTGAATTTGCGCGACAAGTCGTCAGGCTGTACCGTATTGCTGATGAGAGATCTGATCCAGACCATTGAACGTATTCGCAGGGATTTTCCATTTTTTTCTGCGCAGCATGCATCCAGTCAATGGGTGTACCTCGACAACGCTGCTACGACGCAGAAACCGCAGGTTGTCATTGATGCGCTGGTGGAATTTTACAGCAGCTACAATGCAAACATCCATCGGGGGCTGTACGAATTGAGCGAGCGGGCAACCCAGGCCTACGAAGGTGCTCGTGCAAAGGTTGCGGGATTTCTCAATGCACGTAGTGAGAGTGAGATCATTTTCACCAAAGGAGCAACGGAGTCCCTGAACCTGCTCGCCTCATCCTGGGGTGGCACACAGCTGCAGCCGGGAGATGAAATCCTGCTGTCGGAAATGGAACACCATGCCAACATTGTGCCTTGGCAGATGGTGGCCCAGGCAACGGGTGCGCGCGTCGTGACCATACCGATGAATGAGCAGGGCGAACTCGATCTGGAGGTTGCCGAGAAACAGCTCAAGGCGGGATCTGTCAAATGCATGAGCATCGTGCACATTTCCAATGCGCTGGGGGTTCGCAATGATGTGGAGCATCTCGTTCGCACGGCGGTTGCAAACGGCGTGTTCACCATTGTGGATGGATCGCAGGCGGTGTCGCATTTTCCGGTCGATGTGCAGTCTTTGGGGTGCGACGCATATGTTTTTTCCGGTCACAAGCTCTTTGCTCCGACAGGCATCGGAATTCTCTGGGCGCGCAGTGAAGTCCTTGCCGCCATCCCTCCCTATCAGGGTGGGGGAGACATGATTCGCAAGGTGTCATGGCAGGGAACCACCTTTGCCGAACCGCCGTCGAAGTTTGAAGCTGGCACCCCGCACATCGCAGGTGCCATTGGTCTGGGTGCTGCCATCGACTACGTGCAGTCGCTCGGATTTGAGACGATTGGCGCAATCGACCACCTGTTATTTGAAAAGGCGTCAAAAACGATAGAGCAAATTCCCGGACTTCGACGCGTTGGGAGCAGCGATTCACAACTCGGAGTTGTGTCGTTTGTGGCAGATGCAATTCACGCAAGTGACCTCGCTTCGTTTCTCAGCGTGGACAAAATCGCAGTTCGAACAGGGCACCACTGTGCGCAACCCCTGATGGATCGGCTGGGCATACAGGGAACCGTAAGGGCATCCTTTTCGATTTATAATCACCCCGACGAACTGGATCGACTGGGGAAGAGTCTGGAGCGAGCGGTTCGCATGTTGGGATGAGGAGCTTGCATGAAGGTATGAACCGTGAACTGTACCAGGAGTTGATTCTTGAACACTTCCGTTCCCCCCGATTCAAACAAGCTTTGGCGATCAGCGATCCCGGTGTGTTCACACTGCAAAATCCCCATTGCGGCGACCAGGTGATCTTGCGGGCGATTGAGTTGGATGAGGGGCGGCTGCGATGGGAACACAATGCTTCGGGCTGTGCGGCATCGGTAGCATCCACCTCGATGCTCTGTGAACAGTTGCAGGGGCTTGAGGTGGGGGAGGCGCGGGTGCAGATTGAGGCATTTCTGAACGCACTTCGGAGTCCGGTGAATGCGAACTCCCCTCTTGATGCTTCATCAATGCTGCCAGAAGCGATGCAGGGGAATCTTGAGTTGGAGGCACTGTTGTTGTTCCGTTCCAATGCGGCTCGGCAGTTCTGCGTATCACTGGCATGGACCTGCGCCGAGAATGCGCTTGCGGCACTGTGAGAGGGTGCCTAGCTTGAAGATTTGGACCCATGCAAGCACGTGAAGCAGGATTGGATGTCATCGCCCGTGGCAAGGCGTATCTCGATATGGAAGCACAGGCGGTTTGCCTGACCCGGGATCACTTGGGCGCTTCATTTCAGCAGGTATTGTCGCAGGTGCACGAAAGTTACCGTCGACGGAACAAACTCATCTTCTCCGGTGTCGGCAAGAATGAACCCATTTGCGAAAAAATCCGGGCGACCTTCAACAGTACGGGCGTGACTGCCGTGTATCTGGACCCGCTCAAAGCGTTGCACGGGGATCTTGGACTTTGCGATGCGGGGGACCTCGCGTTTCTTTTCAGCAACAGTGGAGAATCCGAGGAGTTGATCGTGCTGAATTCTTTCCTGAAACGCATGGATGTCACAACCATCGCGCTGACGTCGAAACCGGAGAGCCAACTGGCACGCCAATGTGATTTTTGTCTACCATACCAGTATGGGGAGGAGGCCTGTCCGTTGAACCTCGCTCCAACATCGAGCACGACCGCAGCGCTCGCCCTCGGGGATGCCCTGGCTATGGTGTTTTTGGAAATGCGCGGACTGAGCAGGGACGATTTTGCGAAATATCACCCGTCCGGAAATTTGGGTCGTTCCTTGTTATTGCGTGTGGATGAAGTCATGCGAACGGGCGACCGCATGGCAGTGCTGCCCGTTGATTGTGTGATCCGGGATGCCATTCTTTCGATCAGCAAGGCGCGCTGTGGCATCATTGCGCTGGTCGAAACTGACAGCGGAAAACTTGCAGGTGTTTTCAGCGATGGTGATTTTCGGCGTGCGGCACTGCGGGAGCAGCAGGTACTCGATGTTCCGGTACGCCAGTACATGACGGCGTCGCCGATCACGGTGCAAAGCGGACAATTGGCGGTGGAGGCGCTCCGCATTTTTCAGCACCATCGCATCAATGATTTAATCGTGGTGGACAGTGCTGGTTGTCCGATTGGGCTGATCGATGGGCAAGACCTGCCTGCGATTCAGCTGGTGTAGACTAAACGCTGCTCATGGATTCACCCGAACACAGACCCCTTCGTCCTCCCGATTCGGCTGAGTTCCGGGGAAAGCCTAGCGAAGTGCAGGCACAGGCCTGGTTCGACCATGCCTCCTGGGCGGAGAGCCAAGGTGCGTTTTCGGAAGCCGTATCTGCGTGCATGC
Coding sequences within:
- a CDS encoding cysteine desulfurase — translated: MRDLIQTIERIRRDFPFFSAQHASSQWVYLDNAATTQKPQVVIDALVEFYSSYNANIHRGLYELSERATQAYEGARAKVAGFLNARSESEIIFTKGATESLNLLASSWGGTQLQPGDEILLSEMEHHANIVPWQMVAQATGARVVTIPMNEQGELDLEVAEKQLKAGSVKCMSIVHISNALGVRNDVEHLVRTAVANGVFTIVDGSQAVSHFPVDVQSLGCDAYVFSGHKLFAPTGIGILWARSEVLAAIPPYQGGGDMIRKVSWQGTTFAEPPSKFEAGTPHIAGAIGLGAAIDYVQSLGFETIGAIDHLLFEKASKTIEQIPGLRRVGSSDSQLGVVSFVADAIHASDLASFLSVDKIAVRTGHHCAQPLMDRLGIQGTVRASFSIYNHPDELDRLGKSLERAVRMLG
- a CDS encoding cytochrome c biogenesis protein ResB — protein: MPPQNVLTHHPAFRLVSSLKLTTGLLCLSMALLFFASLDMAEIGIPQAQALYFRNVVAIWHYPDQWPLAQFLSWIALPIPGGYLLGPLLIANLICSHLRSFRRTVGHVGLLLLHAGILGLIAGQAITDHAQRIYLMGLEKNTAITHAISPHRDELVVINSSQPKKTQELRFPDKSLRPGATLSHPDLPFQLKVLNFHANSILQSLNSSPSDSQRASATHGVGRNLQVIPQPRSTQSGISERHLASAQIEAITSHGSLGVWLVNTAFEGQIPAQPVPEEDSPFVIELRVERHMLPFALTLLRNEQTTYPGTDIPKSMTSWIQLDDPRSGASFQTTLSPNQPLRHAGYHLYQISQSRGEPLLQVVRNPARLMPYLSLTLVIAGLSILFASKLSRFLKHSFHP
- a CDS encoding iron-sulfur cluster assembly scaffold protein; this encodes MNRELYQELILEHFRSPRFKQALAISDPGVFTLQNPHCGDQVILRAIELDEGRLRWEHNASGCAASVASTSMLCEQLQGLEVGEARVQIEAFLNALRSPVNANSPLDASSMLPEAMQGNLELEALLLFRSNAARQFCVSLAWTCAENALAAL
- a CDS encoding KpsF/GutQ family sugar-phosphate isomerase, with the translated sequence MQAREAGLDVIARGKAYLDMEAQAVCLTRDHLGASFQQVLSQVHESYRRRNKLIFSGVGKNEPICEKIRATFNSTGVTAVYLDPLKALHGDLGLCDAGDLAFLFSNSGESEELIVLNSFLKRMDVTTIALTSKPESQLARQCDFCLPYQYGEEACPLNLAPTSSTTAALALGDALAMVFLEMRGLSRDDFAKYHPSGNLGRSLLLRVDEVMRTGDRMAVLPVDCVIRDAILSISKARCGIIALVETDSGKLAGVFSDGDFRRAALREQQVLDVPVRQYMTASPITVQSGQLAVEALRIFQHHRINDLIVVDSAGCPIGLIDGQDLPAIQLV
- a CDS encoding spore photoproduct lyase family protein, yielding MSHCSHSPVISKSQQLSENRFFNNLDPRNRDCILERADSLHLSHQDLMQVVEFTTDFEMWDAGLLDALWDISGVEHLSPKQRKQMVMRRLRDRWQQLKSDLPHYNPDARPLKTKGPITFSKKDSDDKILGLCPVFSDKTRCCNLQTLDAVMNCGFECTYCSIQSFYHGEEIIFQGNFREKLERIELDPNRCYHIGTGQSSDSLLWGNKNNVLQDLFSWAERHPNVILELKTKSANTHYLLDNPVPSNVICTWSMNADTIVRNEELRTAPLQARISAARKIADRGILVGFHLHPIVAFQGWEVEYPALVRQLTDTFQSSEVALVSMGTLTFIKPVMKQLRERKQKSKILQMPFEDAAGKTSYPIELKQQFFKRVYDAFSPWHNEVFFYLCMEDPSLWPAVFGFDYANNAAFESAMKSHYLQKVNAVREHRGETAVVPALL